The DNA region AGTAATGGGTAACTTCAGTCGCTGCGCATGCATTGACAGCCCTTCCAAGTAATTTTGCGCAAAGGCTTTAGCGGCGTGAAATGCCACGCTTGGCCCGCCGCGCAGTCCGGCGATAGAGTTTATTGCCGCAATTTGACCGAGCCCTTGCTCGCGAAATAAACGGAAAGCCGTGTTACAAATGGCGGCAAAGCCACGAACATCCACATCGATGATTTCCTGCTCCAGCGCCCAAGGTAAGTCGGGATGATAAGAATTCAGTCCGGTATTAACCAATAGCAGACGTACCTCATTCATCTCTTGCCAGACACGTTCTAACTGCGGAATGAGTTGTTGTGGATCTTCAATACACAGATCATAAACTTTCGCAGCGGATGGTAATTCGGCAGCAAATTCGCGGAGACTCTCCGCATCATGCGCCAGCAATGCCAATTCGATTCCTTGTGAGGATAACTGCCTCGCAATCTCCTTGCTTAGCATTGAACTGGCACCAACAATAATGGCGGAGGTCTTGGACATAATGGCACTCTACAGCTGAAATTGGGTCTTATAATAGGTGGATAGTCGTCCCTTCTCAAGAATTAGTCATGGAAGTATAGACATCCAGAAGTCTTTATGTATGATCACGGTTATCTCTCTGTGGTATTAAAGTCTGCTGCGGCTACTAACCGCTCATGGCGACACAGATGCTCTGCGATAACCGGAGAACCCTGTTCTCCACCAAATATAAAGAGGCGGATGATGCCCGTAAGAATTCCCGATAATTTACCTGCGGCCGATGTGCTTGAATCTGAAAACATCTTTGTGATGTCTGAAAGCCGGGCAGCGATGCAGGATATTC from Shewanella dokdonensis includes:
- a CDS encoding SDR family NAD(P)-dependent oxidoreductase: MSKTSAIIVGASSMLSKEIARQLSSQGIELALLAHDAESLREFAAELPSAAKVYDLCIEDPQQLIPQLERVWQEMNEVRLLLVNTGLNSYHPDLPWALEQEIIDVDVRGFAAICNTAFRLFREQGLGQIAAINSIAGLRGGPSVAFHAAKAFAQNYLEGLSMHAQRLKLPITITDIQLGLLDKAALQHSRIWLSPVDEVARQVVSALMKGKRRVYVTKRWRLVAWLTLLLPEYIYNTRHWKKKNAKEPAAIE